Sequence from the candidate division WOR-3 bacterium genome:
CCATCGGGCAGCCGCGACTGCACGAACCGCACTCCACGCAGCGGCCGGCCATGTGCATAGCCCGCATCAGGTGGAACATCATGTTGTCCGAACCCGCGGTGGTCTTGCCAACCCACTGGGGACTGCTGGCGTCGACAAAGCAGGTGGGGCAATAGCAGTTCGGGCAGACCTGGCGGCAGGCATAGCAGCGGATGCAACGGGAAACGTCGGTCATCAGCGCCTGCCAGCGCTCGTCCGGGGACAGCCTCTCGAAGTCATCCAGCGGGTCGGGTGCGGGCGTGCGCTCCGCGACCTTCTCCCCTATCATCTCGTCGCAGATGACCGGATTGGGATGGATACAAGTGGTGCACGAGTCGCTGAGCCGCCCCTGCTCCTTCACGCCGTCGCAGCCGACGCCGAGAATCACAAGTCCGCCGCGGTCAACCTGTTTCTCTTTGAGCAGGGCGACGACTGACCGCGAATCACAACCCTTGGCGACGATGGCAATCTTGCCTCGGTGCTTGACACGCGGCAGGTACGCGGCCAGGTTGGTACCGCAGCGGTCGTCGAAGACTAGGACGTCGGCGTCTTCCGGCCGCGTGACAAACGCGGGCGTGGCAGTGCCCGGACGCTTGCCGGCACGATAGCCGATGACCATCACGACGCCCTCTTTGGTCAGAAGCTCCTTCGCCCGCCTGCGGAGCTGGTCTTCGCGGCTCACGCGACCTCTTCCTTCAGCAGTTTGCGATTCGGTCCCAGCAGTCGCACCTTCTCGGTAACCTCGCGCACCACTTCGGCGAAGCGCTCGCCTTCCGCGGCCGAGACCCAGGAGAAGCTGACCCGTCCCGGGTCGATGCCGGCGAACCCCAGCAGGTCATTCAGCACGGCGAACCGGCGCCGGGCCACGTAGTTGCCGGTCAGGTAGTGGCAGTCGCCGGGATGACAGCCTGAGATGAGCACGCCGTCGGCCCCGCTCTGGAGCGCCTTGAGGATGTAGAAAGGGTCGACCCGGCCGGAGCACGGGACGCGAATCACCCGGATGCTGGGCGGGTACTGGATGCGCGAGATTCCGGCCAGGTCGGCGCCGGCGTACGAGCACCAGTTGCAGAGGAAAGCCACGATCTTCGGCGAGAATTCGCCACCGGCTGTCATGTCAGTCGCCGCGCCTGGCACCCGAGACTCTCCCATGCTCTAGTCCAGCAGGGCCGCTATCTCGCGGCTGATGTTCTCGGACTGGAAACCACGGATATCGATAGCCAGCGAGCGGCAGTTGGCCGCGCAGGCGCCGCAACCCTTGCACAGGGCCTCGTTGACGACCGCGGCCTGCTTCCGCGTCCTTTCGTTGATGGTCTTGACCTCGATGGCGCGGTAGGCGCAGAGCCCCTCGCACATGTGGCAGGCAGAACAACGGTCGGGATTCACCGAAGCGACGGTCGCTTCGGCCTCGAGCGTATCGCGGGAGAGAATCGTGGCTACTCGTCCGGCCGCGGCCTGGGCTTGAGCGGTTGCTTCGTCGATAAACTTGGGGAAGTGACACAGGCCGGCCATGAACACGCCCTCAGTCGCGAAATCCACCGGCCGCAGCTTCATGTGTGCTTCGAGAAAGAAGCCCTCGGCATTCAGCGGCACCTTCAGCATCTGGGCCAGTTGCTCTGATCCCGCCTGCGGCACGAGACCGGATGAAAGAACGAGCAGGTCGGGAGCAAACTCGATGGCCTGGTTGAGAATCGGGTCGAATCCCGTCACCAGCGGTCTCCCCGCTTCGATCCTCACCTCGGGCTTCCGCTCCGGCGTGTAGCGGATGAAGACCACGCCCTTCTGCCGCGCCTGCCGGTAGTACTCC
This genomic interval carries:
- a CDS encoding 4Fe-4S ferredoxin gives rise to the protein MSREDQLRRRAKELLTKEGVVMVIGYRAGKRPGTATPAFVTRPEDADVLVFDDRCGTNLAAYLPRVKHRGKIAIVAKGCDSRSVVALLKEKQVDRGGLVILGVGCDGVKEQGRLSDSCTTCIHPNPVICDEMIGEKVAERTPAPDPLDDFERLSPDERWQALMTDVSRCIRCYACRQVCPNCYCPTCFVDASSPQWVGKTTAGSDNMMFHLMRAMHMAGRCVECGSCSRGCPMGIDLMKFNRRVAKVVKERFGAVAGLNPEELPALAAFDPSDKQEFIR
- a CDS encoding hydrogenase iron-sulfur subunit, which produces MTAGGEFSPKIVAFLCNWCSYAGADLAGISRIQYPPSIRVIRVPCSGRVDPFYILKALQSGADGVLISGCHPGDCHYLTGNYVARRRFAVLNDLLGFAGIDPGRVSFSWVSAAEGERFAEVVREVTEKVRLLGPNRKLLKEEVA